GTTGCTGAATGCAATTGAGAACTATGAGGTTGGGAAGAACTTGAAAAAAATTAGTTGGGAAAATCTGCAAAAACTATAGAAATCACACAGATGGAAGAAGTAATATTTGAAAATACAGGATTTGAAGACTTATTCTATTGGGCTAAGAATGACCGTAAAATATTGTCAAAAATCATTGTATTGATTGCCGATATACGAAAACATCCCTATAAAGGTTTGGGTAACCCAGAAGCCTTAAAATACGATTTTGCTGGGTATTGGTCAAGAAGAATTACACAAGAACACAGATTGGTTTATAAAATGGATGAAAACGCAAATGTTGTCGTTTTTCAATGTCGATTTCATTACTCCAAATAAGTCAATCTTTGGATCAAGTATAGCGTTCAACAAGTACAATTTTCTTGGAACACACCCGCCACACAGCTTTCGGTTTACAATACCACAGGGCAATTAATCACACAAATTCCTTTGGATTTGGGACAGAAAATCCTGCAATTGGAAGTTGTGGATTGGCGGAGTGGCGTGTATTTGGTGGTCTTGGAGGATGAAACAGGAGCGATTTGGGGGAGGGAGAAGATGGTCGTGGAATAAGCTCAAAATGAGAAAACAGAAATTTTG
The Chitinophagales bacterium genome window above contains:
- a CDS encoding T9SS type A sorting domain-containing protein; the encoded protein is MKYSVQQVQFSWNTPATQLSVYNTTGQLITQIPLDLGQKILQLEVVDWRSGVYLVVLEDETGAIWGREKMVVE
- a CDS encoding Txe/YoeB family addiction module toxin, producing MEEVIFENTGFEDLFYWAKNDRKILSKIIVLIADIRKHPYKGLGNPEALKYDFAGYWSRRITQEHRLVYKMDENANVVVFQCRFHYSK